A part of Melittangium boletus DSM 14713 genomic DNA contains:
- the traA gene encoding outer membrane exchange protein TraA: MSEYPSRRLAALVAMLMVALAPGAWAQDVEDLPLDPLIVRGAPVADSPAQEGTGLCSASRISTNVSADFQQRRASFIGTLNTFLDTAANASNPNNRATAVLRTPFDLSNNNQSQSRLSYGDFENSVPGCPEGGCDFVVKNASFGMRLRGYLNVTPDMVGLPVHFGIYADDAVALTIYDGQAIPYTVINRPPKLGEPTWRTTNSVTFINPGLYSVEVLHAEISEHAALELSVLVGNFSDFQRAANAPPIVKLKDEGFTLLAPTKFYQTESGRPSYPDPNQCQQCNRQYANTASNNGCDPGYYCNGAALCAPCDSGRFCGPSCSPCGASTPECINRNGTFTCVECSDDSDCPNGRCDPDTNQCRGCNTDAQCSNGQHCDTEAHECRECVTDAHCARGQSCVDNTCQACSAQDSCAGTSCNCCPGGLKCAAPTPGASPTCVECSNDGDCADGKRCDIANGRCVESIPECNTSERCGAQCSKCPSDRPYCMDGQVCVACRSDLECGDGKFCISGECASCTTDKRCGARCGACPSESPFCLTDGTTTGSSCVGCRENADCGPGGTCDPSTHSCVATTCAVTCGEGTVCLGDACVQCFADAHCPCGGTCDTALNVCTTSCNDSSDCIGTQFCSALTQQCEPGRRKPGTEAAGGAPCCGVTAQGAPMALALLIVAVFLARRRQGTA, encoded by the coding sequence GTGTCCGAATATCCCTCCCGAAGACTGGCCGCCCTGGTGGCGATGCTGATGGTGGCCCTCGCTCCCGGGGCGTGGGCTCAGGACGTCGAGGATCTGCCACTGGATCCCCTGATTGTCAGGGGGGCTCCCGTGGCCGACTCGCCCGCGCAAGAGGGAACCGGGTTGTGCTCGGCGTCGCGTATCTCGACGAATGTGTCCGCGGATTTTCAGCAGAGGCGAGCCAGCTTCATCGGAACGCTCAACACCTTCCTCGATACGGCCGCCAACGCGTCGAATCCGAATAACCGCGCCACCGCGGTGCTCCGGACGCCGTTCGATCTCTCGAACAACAATCAATCTCAGTCGAGGTTGAGCTACGGCGACTTCGAGAATTCCGTGCCGGGCTGCCCGGAGGGTGGCTGCGATTTCGTCGTGAAGAACGCGTCCTTCGGCATGCGGCTGCGGGGCTACCTCAACGTCACTCCGGACATGGTGGGCCTGCCAGTCCATTTCGGCATCTACGCGGATGATGCCGTGGCGCTCACAATCTATGACGGTCAGGCCATTCCCTACACGGTCATCAACCGGCCTCCGAAACTGGGAGAGCCCACGTGGCGCACCACCAACAGCGTCACCTTCATCAATCCGGGCCTCTACAGCGTGGAAGTACTCCACGCCGAGATCTCTGAACACGCCGCGCTGGAGCTATCGGTACTGGTCGGAAACTTCTCTGACTTCCAGAGGGCCGCCAATGCCCCTCCCATCGTGAAGTTGAAGGACGAGGGCTTCACCCTCCTCGCCCCCACGAAATTCTATCAGACCGAGAGCGGGCGCCCGTCCTACCCGGATCCGAACCAGTGCCAGCAGTGCAACCGCCAGTACGCCAACACCGCTAGCAACAACGGCTGCGACCCGGGCTACTACTGCAACGGCGCAGCGCTGTGTGCTCCCTGTGACTCGGGCCGCTTCTGTGGACCCAGTTGCTCGCCCTGCGGCGCATCCACGCCCGAGTGCATCAACCGCAACGGCACCTTCACCTGCGTCGAGTGCTCGGACGACTCGGACTGCCCGAATGGCCGCTGCGACCCGGACACCAACCAGTGCCGAGGCTGCAACACCGACGCGCAGTGCTCCAATGGTCAGCACTGCGACACCGAAGCGCACGAGTGCCGCGAGTGCGTCACCGATGCCCACTGCGCTCGCGGACAGAGCTGCGTCGACAACACCTGCCAGGCCTGCTCGGCCCAGGACAGCTGCGCCGGTACCTCCTGCAACTGCTGCCCCGGGGGTCTCAAGTGCGCGGCGCCCACTCCGGGTGCCTCGCCCACCTGCGTGGAGTGCTCCAACGACGGCGACTGCGCCGATGGCAAGCGCTGCGATATCGCCAACGGCCGGTGCGTGGAGAGCATCCCCGAGTGCAACACCTCGGAGCGCTGCGGCGCTCAATGCTCCAAGTGCCCCTCGGATCGTCCCTACTGCATGGACGGCCAGGTGTGCGTCGCGTGCCGCTCGGACCTCGAGTGCGGTGACGGCAAGTTCTGCATCAGTGGCGAGTGCGCCTCATGCACCACCGACAAGCGCTGCGGCGCGCGCTGCGGCGCCTGCCCCTCCGAGTCTCCCTTCTGCCTCACCGACGGCACCACCACCGGCAGTTCCTGCGTGGGCTGCCGCGAGAACGCCGACTGCGGCCCGGGTGGCACGTGCGACCCCTCCACCCACTCCTGCGTGGCCACCACCTGCGCGGTGACGTGCGGCGAGGGCACCGTATGCCTCGGCGATGCGTGCGTGCAGTGCTTCGCGGATGCCCACTGCCCCTGCGGCGGCACCTGTGACACCGCCCTCAACGTCTGCACGACCTCGTGCAACGACAGCAGCGACTGCATTGGCACCCAGTTCTGCTCGGCGCTCACCCAACAGTGCGAGCCCGGCCGGCGAAAGCCCGGCACCGAGGCCGCGGGCGGCGCTCCGTGCTGCGGCGTCACGGCCCAGGGCGCCCCCATGGCCCTCGCCCTGTTGATCGTGGCCGTGTTCCTCGCCCGGCGCCGCCAGGGGACGGCATGA
- a CDS encoding MBL fold metallo-hydrolase, giving the protein MSQPKERAERVEQVIPGLYRWSVQDDRIGGVSSEAYAVVAEDGAVTLIDPLPIKEEALRELGPVEAIVLTAGNHQRAAWHLRKVFGAPVWAPQQAYGLEDNADVTYGAGDTLPGGLVAYHTPGPAIAMYTLWLERPRSVVFLSDLLTHDEAGTPRFVDSQYQDDPARTRSSVRRILEHLPIEVVCFAHGDPLLHDAASVLRRALDEDTEFPLEATEPA; this is encoded by the coding sequence ATGAGCCAACCCAAGGAAAGAGCCGAGCGAGTCGAGCAGGTCATTCCAGGTCTCTACCGGTGGAGTGTCCAGGACGACCGGATTGGCGGAGTGAGCAGCGAGGCCTACGCCGTCGTGGCCGAGGACGGTGCCGTGACCCTCATCGATCCGCTCCCTATAAAGGAGGAGGCGCTGCGGGAGCTCGGCCCGGTGGAAGCCATCGTGCTCACCGCGGGCAACCATCAGCGCGCGGCGTGGCACCTGCGCAAGGTCTTCGGCGCTCCGGTCTGGGCCCCCCAGCAGGCGTACGGCCTGGAGGACAACGCGGACGTCACCTACGGCGCGGGAGACACCCTGCCCGGAGGTCTCGTGGCCTACCACACGCCAGGGCCCGCCATCGCCATGTACACGCTCTGGCTGGAGCGGCCCCGCAGCGTCGTCTTCCTGTCGGACCTCCTCACCCACGACGAGGCAGGCACGCCGCGCTTCGTCGACAGCCAGTACCAGGATGACCCGGCCCGGACACGTTCGAGCGTGCGGCGGATCCTCGAACACCTGCCCATCGAGGTGGTCTGCTTCGCCCACGGCGACCCCCTCCTCCACGACGCCGCATCCGTGCTGCGACGCGCCCTGGACGAGGACACCGAGTTTCCCCTCGAGGCCACCGAGCCCGCCTGA
- a CDS encoding Ig-like domain-containing protein, which yields MPVRCLLLMSLLVLGACRSAPATLLLAVSEERPLHAAGQTVVVQATALDAQGERVEEPKLRWISSAPEVASVENGVVVARRSGRTTIAAAAGKARASVEVQVSIPSMLDIRVDGADFLLAGNSIAISAVVRNELGKPLQDVPPQWSSSDESVARVENGRLIGVSPGRTTVTVTVPPLNRNLAVQVVRSDFARMEVEPTHLVFGKPGQKQQLRVRTFNNRSVAVTDVPVTWFSSDWSVATVSPTGQVTAVGPGRTVVTATAGRRKAAAEVVFDVKTASR from the coding sequence ATGCCTGTCCGTTGCCTGCTCCTGATGTCCCTGCTTGTCCTCGGGGCCTGCCGTTCCGCCCCGGCGACCCTCCTGCTCGCCGTGTCCGAGGAGCGGCCGTTGCATGCCGCGGGGCAGACCGTGGTGGTGCAGGCGACCGCGCTCGACGCGCAAGGCGAGCGGGTGGAGGAGCCCAAGCTGCGGTGGATCAGCTCCGCGCCGGAAGTGGCCTCGGTGGAGAACGGCGTGGTGGTGGCGCGCCGCTCTGGACGCACCACCATCGCCGCGGCGGCGGGCAAGGCCCGGGCCTCGGTGGAGGTGCAGGTGTCCATTCCCAGCATGCTGGACATCCGGGTGGATGGGGCGGACTTCCTCCTGGCGGGCAACTCCATCGCCATCTCCGCGGTGGTCCGCAACGAGCTGGGCAAGCCGCTCCAGGACGTGCCGCCGCAGTGGTCCTCCAGTGACGAGTCGGTGGCGCGAGTCGAGAACGGGCGTCTGATCGGCGTGTCGCCCGGCCGGACCACGGTGACGGTGACGGTGCCGCCGCTCAACCGCAACCTGGCGGTGCAGGTGGTGCGCTCGGACTTCGCGCGGATGGAGGTGGAGCCCACGCACCTGGTGTTCGGCAAGCCGGGGCAGAAGCAGCAGCTCCGGGTGCGCACCTTCAACAACCGCAGCGTGGCGGTCACCGACGTGCCCGTCACCTGGTTCAGCTCCGACTGGTCGGTGGCGACGGTGTCTCCCACGGGACAGGTGACCGCGGTGGGGCCGGGACGCACCGTGGTGACGGCCACCGCGGGCCGGCGCAAGGCGGCGGCCGAGGTCGTCTTCGACGTCAAGACGGCCAGCCGTTAG
- a CDS encoding helix-turn-helix domain-containing protein: MPPDSLTQSLRHAIGTAARESRLRQGLTQEDVAARLDMATEVYGRLERGTVSPSIFTLRKLCVTLNLSADRMLGTVHPAVALPRVRAPVLQSPEARHLGRMLERARKLSPRSLRVLLQLATLLPQKAPGRTPSRRS; encoded by the coding sequence ATGCCTCCGGACTCGCTCACCCAGTCCCTGCGACACGCCATTGGAACCGCCGCTCGCGAGTCCCGCCTGCGTCAGGGCCTCACCCAGGAGGACGTGGCGGCCCGGCTCGACATGGCCACCGAGGTGTACGGCCGCCTCGAGCGGGGCACCGTCTCCCCCAGCATCTTCACCCTGCGCAAGCTGTGCGTGACGTTGAACCTGTCCGCGGACCGGATGCTGGGCACCGTCCACCCCGCCGTCGCCCTGCCCCGGGTTCGCGCGCCCGTCCTCCAGTCCCCGGAGGCCAGGCACCTGGGACGGATGCTCGAGCGCGCGCGCAAGCTGTCTCCCCGCTCGCTGCGGGTGTTGCTCCAGCTCGCCACGCTGCTCCCCCAGAAGGCCCCTGGCCGGACGCCGTCCCGCCGGAGCTGA
- the traB gene encoding outer membrane exchange protein TraB — protein sequence MSRWIALVLGLLLAIPASAQDTRFDIQAFRPFGAPQDLVGVGQSRPLSHLSVSGGAYLNLSLNPLVLVVSGTDAKALGVVNNRLQLDVMASVGLFDWVEFGVDMPLVLLQNSDNLEAIGSEGFIRSFTPADLRLMGKVAIPGLRRAPDGSGFGAALSLGMNLPTGLQDAFASDGSVTWNPVLMADYRFESGILLALNAGLWLRPEAQFAGVQWGNAANFGAGAEVPILRGTGITAVGMFTGSTLLDKLPTQLRQLPSEVLVGLRWYTGLGITFTVGGGVGCGCSLTAPTLRFFTSLIWVPAKTREWEAIERFKEPPEPPPLPPPNVDPDGDSVIGEADRCPTVAGTVENGGCPDTDEDGDGVVDRLDPCPTLPAGPRGRNGCPLARVEGNKIIVLDQVHFATDQDVILPESFPILEEVAEEMLRHEEIQRVLVEAHTDARASDAYNFDLSRRRAASVMNFLLDSGIAVERLCSAGFGRSRPLAANDSEANWALNRRVEFTLLPPVQGPTPPCPPDPAASQPPPSRKGGKAPLK from the coding sequence ATGAGCCGGTGGATCGCCCTTGTCCTCGGGCTGTTGCTGGCGATTCCCGCGTCGGCCCAGGACACCCGCTTCGACATCCAGGCCTTCCGCCCCTTCGGCGCTCCTCAGGACCTGGTCGGCGTCGGCCAATCGCGCCCCCTCTCGCACCTGTCCGTCTCCGGCGGGGCCTACCTCAACCTGTCGTTGAACCCGCTGGTGCTCGTCGTCTCCGGCACCGACGCCAAGGCGCTCGGGGTGGTGAACAACCGCCTCCAGTTGGATGTGATGGCCTCGGTGGGCCTCTTCGACTGGGTGGAGTTCGGCGTCGACATGCCCCTGGTCCTCCTCCAGAACTCGGACAACCTGGAGGCCATCGGCTCCGAGGGTTTCATCCGCTCCTTCACCCCCGCGGACCTGCGCCTCATGGGCAAGGTGGCCATCCCCGGCCTGCGCCGCGCACCGGACGGCTCGGGCTTCGGCGCCGCGCTCAGTCTCGGCATGAACCTGCCCACCGGCCTCCAGGACGCCTTCGCCAGTGACGGCTCGGTCACCTGGAATCCCGTGCTGATGGCGGACTACCGCTTCGAGTCGGGCATCCTCCTGGCGCTCAACGCCGGGCTGTGGCTGCGCCCCGAGGCTCAATTCGCCGGTGTGCAGTGGGGCAACGCCGCCAACTTCGGCGCCGGCGCCGAGGTGCCCATCCTGCGCGGCACCGGCATCACCGCCGTGGGCATGTTCACCGGCAGCACGCTGCTCGATAAGCTCCCCACCCAGTTGCGGCAACTGCCCTCCGAGGTGCTCGTGGGCCTGCGCTGGTACACCGGCCTGGGCATCACCTTCACCGTTGGCGGAGGCGTGGGGTGCGGCTGCTCGCTCACCGCGCCCACCCTGCGCTTCTTCACCTCCCTCATCTGGGTGCCCGCGAAGACGCGCGAGTGGGAGGCCATCGAGCGCTTCAAGGAGCCTCCCGAGCCCCCGCCCCTGCCGCCTCCGAACGTGGATCCAGACGGAGACTCCGTCATCGGCGAGGCCGACCGGTGCCCCACCGTCGCCGGCACCGTGGAGAACGGCGGCTGCCCCGATACGGACGAGGACGGCGATGGCGTGGTGGATCGGCTCGACCCCTGCCCCACCCTCCCGGCGGGCCCTCGGGGCCGCAATGGCTGCCCGCTCGCGCGCGTCGAGGGCAACAAGATCATCGTGCTCGACCAGGTCCACTTCGCCACGGACCAGGACGTCATCCTCCCCGAGTCCTTCCCCATCCTCGAGGAGGTGGCCGAGGAGATGCTCCGGCACGAGGAGATTCAACGCGTGCTCGTCGAGGCCCATACCGACGCGCGGGCCAGCGACGCCTACAACTTCGACCTGTCGCGCCGCCGCGCCGCGAGCGTGATGAACTTCCTGCTCGACAGCGGCATCGCCGTGGAGCGGCTGTGCTCGGCGGGCTTTGGCCGCAGCCGCCCGCTGGCCGCCAATGACTCCGAGGCGAACTGGGCGCTCAACCGCCGGGTGGAATTCACCCTGCTGCCGCCCGTCCAGGGCCCGACACCGCCGTGCCCGCCGGATCCCGCCGCGAGCCAACCGCCTCCTTCCAGGAAGGGTGGCAAGGCGCCCTTGAAGTAG
- a CDS encoding lysophospholipid acyltransferase family protein, whose amino-acid sequence MIHHVFTLLSLLPSRPRRAAVRRLMDTVWAHRTTLDVVGRENVPDAPCLFICNHLSNADGFTLDRALRPRRVYFLAGIKLRDTVMTRLATEVVHTIFIRPNSADIEPLKRAVETLKAGHSVLIFPEGGRSRTGSLLQAKQGAALIARRARVPIVPVALTGTERFMPIDDRDMGREQVGRAHLTVRLGAPFFVEELTAETQGANDTRQALADAMMRRVAALLPPEYRGVYGDSDTQPTARPPPPAESSRPPKPAR is encoded by the coding sequence GTGATCCACCATGTCTTCACTCTTCTGTCCCTGCTTCCCTCGCGTCCGCGCCGGGCCGCCGTCCGGCGGTTGATGGACACCGTCTGGGCCCACCGCACCACCCTCGACGTCGTGGGACGGGAGAACGTGCCGGACGCCCCCTGCCTCTTCATCTGCAACCACCTGTCCAACGCGGACGGCTTCACGCTCGACCGGGCACTGCGGCCCCGGCGGGTGTACTTCCTGGCGGGCATCAAGCTGCGCGACACCGTGATGACCCGGCTGGCCACCGAGGTGGTGCACACCATCTTCATCCGCCCCAACTCGGCGGACATCGAGCCCCTCAAGCGCGCCGTGGAAACCCTCAAGGCGGGCCACTCGGTCCTCATCTTCCCGGAGGGAGGCCGCAGCCGCACGGGCTCGCTCCTCCAGGCCAAGCAGGGCGCCGCGCTCATCGCCCGGCGGGCCCGGGTGCCCATCGTCCCCGTGGCCCTCACCGGCACCGAGCGCTTCATGCCCATCGACGACCGGGACATGGGCCGGGAACAGGTGGGCCGCGCCCATCTCACCGTCCGCCTGGGCGCCCCCTTCTTCGTGGAGGAACTCACCGCCGAGACGCAGGGGGCCAACGACACCCGTCAGGCGCTCGCCGACGCGATGATGCGGCGGGTGGCCGCGCTCCTGCCTCCGGAATACCGGGGCGTCTATGGGGACTCGGACACCCAGCCCACCGCGCGGCCCCCTCCCCCGGCCGAGTCCTCGCGCCCGCCCAAACCCGCGCGCTGA
- a CDS encoding helix-turn-helix domain-containing protein — MDKKLAKTIGEAARSARLRAQLTQADVAEMVDLVTEVYGRIERGGMVPSVPTLLRLCRALRISADELLGLAGPDGSLKLSEPPNEQGEKPEVRAVLRVLRQLDSGQIKLLGRLAVALKKE, encoded by the coding sequence ATGGACAAGAAACTGGCGAAGACGATTGGAGAGGCCGCTCGCTCGGCCCGTCTGCGTGCGCAGCTCACCCAGGCGGATGTAGCCGAGATGGTGGACTTGGTGACCGAGGTCTACGGGCGCATCGAACGCGGCGGCATGGTGCCGAGTGTTCCCACGTTGTTGAGACTGTGCCGGGCGCTGCGCATTTCAGCGGACGAGCTGCTGGGGCTCGCGGGTCCCGACGGCTCGCTCAAGCTGAGCGAGCCGCCCAACGAGCAGGGCGAGAAGCCCGAGGTGCGCGCCGTTCTGCGTGTGCTGCGGCAGCTAGATTCTGGGCAGATCAAGCTCCTGGGCCGGCTCGCGGTGGCCTTGAAGAAGGAGTAG
- a CDS encoding GTPase — MNDLAPLRLALESALCVLPSLEPLLHGDDAEASRRLQERLRRDLLPRLGDEDAPLLLVAIAGPNNVGKSTLFNALVGTSLSPARPEGGLTKQCLAATHPDTWTGALRDFLTRRYDIVLVSSGETAPVDAPGPSGRLYLVLSESVARGLVVMDTPDFDSVYRDNRERAEALLVTVDVLIFVISRQTYQNAALVDFLRGTVGHGHPYLLVYNEASREETARGHLDKLAGDVGHPPLARYLAPHQPEVEAGEKPLATHPLDSGPALAALLGEPTHARALKARALQASLRDARAEMEQLARAATAATAEPERLRQRLRHELHAVGRAAALRAVPADVMVEAFRDELDARSAFHRYVRLPFRGLATALTYVSRQIRRSFTGPEPTAPPVIQSTEATLRDGVRRLVDGFSPEVATWKGDARLREALTEAFGPATLARVEEPLGFEALQAQASDREGLYQFCRGLVATELHGGPREELMQALATLVYSVPAGAAAVVTVVTGGFGQDAVIWAGTILSTPLLERFVDLLGADVRERVTNRWAESHGNTLARALEERFFAHLLGELDGQVREAARTARILTETTSRIAS; from the coding sequence ATGAACGACCTCGCCCCCCTGCGCCTCGCGCTCGAATCCGCCCTCTGCGTCCTGCCGTCCCTGGAGCCCCTTCTCCACGGCGACGACGCCGAGGCCTCGCGCCGTCTCCAGGAGCGGCTGCGGCGCGACCTGCTGCCCCGCCTCGGCGACGAGGATGCCCCGCTGCTGCTGGTGGCCATCGCCGGACCGAACAACGTGGGCAAGTCCACGCTCTTCAACGCGCTGGTGGGCACGTCCCTTTCCCCGGCCCGCCCCGAGGGAGGCCTCACCAAGCAGTGCCTCGCCGCCACGCACCCGGACACGTGGACGGGCGCGCTCCGGGACTTCCTCACCCGTCGCTACGACATCGTCCTCGTGTCTTCCGGAGAGACGGCACCGGTGGACGCACCCGGCCCCTCGGGCAGGCTCTACCTCGTGCTCTCCGAGAGCGTTGCCCGGGGCCTCGTGGTGATGGACACACCGGACTTCGACAGCGTCTACCGCGACAACCGGGAGCGCGCCGAGGCGCTGCTCGTCACCGTGGACGTGCTCATCTTCGTCATCAGCCGGCAGACGTACCAGAACGCCGCCCTGGTGGACTTCCTGCGCGGGACGGTGGGCCACGGGCACCCCTACCTCCTCGTCTACAACGAGGCCTCGCGCGAGGAAACGGCTCGCGGGCACCTGGACAAGCTGGCCGGAGACGTGGGCCATCCGCCCCTCGCCCGCTACCTCGCGCCGCATCAGCCCGAGGTGGAAGCCGGAGAGAAGCCGCTCGCCACGCATCCGCTCGACAGTGGCCCGGCGCTCGCCGCGCTGCTGGGGGAACCCACCCATGCGCGCGCCCTCAAGGCCCGTGCGCTGCAGGCCTCGCTCCGGGATGCACGCGCGGAGATGGAGCAACTGGCACGCGCCGCCACCGCCGCCACGGCGGAGCCCGAGCGGTTGCGACAGCGGTTGCGCCACGAGTTGCACGCGGTGGGAAGGGCCGCGGCCCTCCGGGCGGTACCCGCGGACGTGATGGTGGAGGCCTTCCGGGACGAGTTGGACGCGCGCAGCGCCTTCCACCGCTACGTGCGCCTGCCCTTCCGGGGGCTCGCCACGGCCCTCACCTACGTGTCGCGCCAGATCCGCCGCTCCTTCACCGGCCCCGAGCCCACCGCGCCTCCCGTGATCCAGTCCACGGAGGCCACGCTGCGCGATGGGGTGCGGAGGCTCGTGGATGGATTCTCTCCGGAAGTCGCCACCTGGAAGGGAGACGCACGCCTGCGCGAAGCACTCACGGAGGCCTTTGGACCCGCCACGCTGGCGCGCGTGGAGGAACCCCTCGGCTTCGAGGCACTCCAGGCCCAGGCGAGCGACCGGGAGGGGCTCTACCAGTTCTGCCGGGGTCTCGTGGCCACCGAGCTGCACGGCGGCCCGCGCGAGGAGCTGATGCAGGCCCTCGCCACGCTGGTCTACTCGGTGCCCGCGGGGGCCGCCGCCGTGGTGACGGTGGTCACGGGGGGCTTCGGTCAGGACGCCGTCATCTGGGCGGGCACGATCCTGTCGACGCCCCTCCTGGAGCGATTCGTGGACCTGTTGGGCGCGGATGTGCGCGAGCGCGTCACGAACCGGTGGGCCGAATCCCACGGGAACACCCTCGCGCGGGCGCTCGAGGAGCGCTTCTTCGCTCACCTGCTCGGCGAGCTCGATGGCCAGGTGCGGGAGGCGGCACGCACCGCGCGGATCCTCACCGAGACGACCTCGCGCATCGCCTCCTGA
- a CDS encoding SIMPL domain-containing protein: MSFAKEKYSATFREPSTLRAELTVKPDLLRVSLSVSLEAEEVAQALPALRRACEQLQRRAQERLGAEVTFRPRDVRFDRASQKKLSISEDDTAFVALEGWLETPLGAELDFWARGARVGSLVRTCQEAESDSRQSKKLPRFGFGAVEALVARPEAHREELLRRFVARVQETAAALGSAQAPLSVVECSPAGAVEQTPFSLEEVGLSLPISCQLGGAPSERRPGN, translated from the coding sequence ATGTCCTTTGCCAAGGAAAAATACTCCGCCACCTTCCGGGAGCCCTCGACCCTCCGGGCCGAACTCACCGTGAAGCCCGACCTCCTCCGGGTGTCCCTGTCCGTTTCGCTCGAGGCCGAGGAAGTGGCCCAGGCCCTGCCCGCCCTGCGGCGAGCATGCGAGCAGTTGCAGCGGCGGGCCCAGGAACGGCTCGGCGCCGAGGTGACGTTCCGGCCCCGCGATGTGCGCTTCGACCGCGCGTCCCAGAAGAAGCTGTCCATCTCCGAGGACGACACGGCCTTCGTCGCGCTCGAGGGCTGGCTGGAGACGCCGCTCGGGGCGGAGCTGGACTTCTGGGCACGGGGCGCGCGCGTGGGCTCGCTGGTGCGCACCTGCCAGGAGGCGGAGTCCGACAGCCGCCAGTCGAAGAAGCTGCCTCGCTTCGGCTTCGGTGCCGTGGAAGCCCTCGTCGCGCGGCCCGAGGCCCACCGCGAGGAGCTGCTGCGCCGCTTCGTCGCGCGGGTCCAGGAAACGGCGGCCGCGCTGGGCTCGGCCCAGGCGCCCCTGTCCGTGGTGGAGTGCTCACCCGCGGGGGCCGTGGAGCAGACCCCCTTCTCCCTCGAGGAGGTGGGCCTGTCCCTGCCCATCTCCTGCCAGTTGGGCGGCGCCCCTTCCGAGCGCCGCCCCGGGAACTGA
- a CDS encoding lipase maturation factor family protein, translating into MRWIRSLGAGWLERFVARSVAPPHHRRVRQVFLVALGGIYFIAFTSLGRQVLGLYGSRGILPVREVFDSPRLNALGRRRYLQVPSVFWWGASDTALVRGIRVGQALSLAVMAGLVPQPALAVLWALYLSYVSAGREFLSFQWDALLLEMGLLAILTAPVGLRPGPGRREPSALEVGAWRALAFRLYLGSGLSKLQSGDETWRQLTACDFYFETAPLPTRAGWYAHQAPPRLRKAATLSVLVLETAVPLLVFAPRRVRFAGLGLLSALQGIIFVTGNYGFFNVQALALGLWLLDDAALARGWPSTPPPRPRPLWRTGVDALAVAPLLALGASELLARLQRPPPFPRWLEALEQGLRPLRAVNGYGLFSVMTVQRPEITLEGSEDGRTWHAYTFRYKVSALEAAPRQVAPHQPRLDWQMWFAALGSPPNWLLALVLRLLEGSPEVRKLFAHAPFEGRPPRYVRAVLHDYRMTDRRTRAATGAWWTRERLGLYLPPLSLTPAGEGSRLQWYAGE; encoded by the coding sequence ATGCGGTGGATCCGTTCTCTCGGTGCGGGGTGGTTGGAGCGGTTCGTGGCGCGCTCGGTGGCGCCGCCCCATCACCGCCGGGTGCGGCAGGTGTTCCTCGTGGCCCTGGGCGGCATCTATTTCATCGCCTTCACCTCGCTGGGGCGGCAGGTGCTGGGGCTCTATGGCTCGCGCGGCATCCTCCCGGTGCGAGAGGTGTTCGACTCGCCCCGGTTGAACGCCTTGGGACGCCGGCGCTACCTCCAGGTGCCCTCGGTGTTCTGGTGGGGTGCGTCGGACACGGCCCTGGTGCGGGGCATCCGTGTCGGGCAGGCCCTGTCGCTGGCGGTGATGGCGGGCCTCGTGCCCCAGCCGGCCCTGGCGGTGTTGTGGGCCCTCTACCTGTCCTATGTGTCGGCGGGGCGGGAGTTCCTGTCCTTCCAGTGGGATGCGCTGCTGCTGGAGATGGGGCTGCTCGCGATCCTCACCGCTCCGGTGGGCTTGAGGCCCGGTCCGGGACGCCGGGAGCCCTCCGCGCTGGAGGTGGGGGCTTGGCGGGCGCTCGCGTTTCGTCTGTACCTGGGCTCGGGGTTGTCCAAGCTCCAGTCCGGGGACGAGACCTGGCGCCAGCTCACCGCCTGCGACTTCTACTTCGAGACCGCGCCGCTGCCCACGCGAGCCGGTTGGTATGCGCATCAAGCGCCGCCCCGTCTGCGGAAGGCCGCGACGTTGAGCGTGCTCGTGTTGGAGACGGCGGTGCCATTGCTCGTCTTCGCCCCGAGGCGGGTGCGGTTCGCGGGCCTCGGGCTCCTGTCGGCGTTGCAGGGCATCATCTTCGTCACCGGCAATTACGGCTTCTTCAACGTGCAGGCGCTCGCGCTGGGCCTGTGGTTGCTGGATGACGCGGCCCTGGCACGCGGGTGGCCATCCACGCCTCCGCCGAGGCCCCGGCCGCTCTGGCGGACGGGGGTGGATGCGCTCGCGGTGGCGCCCCTGCTCGCCCTGGGGGCGAGTGAGTTGTTGGCCCGCCTCCAGCGACCGCCTCCCTTTCCGCGGTGGCTGGAGGCGCTGGAGCAGGGGTTGCGTCCCCTGCGCGCGGTGAATGGGTATGGCCTGTTCTCGGTGATGACGGTGCAGCGGCCGGAAATCACCCTGGAGGGCTCCGAGGACGGACGGACGTGGCACGCCTACACCTTCCGCTACAAGGTGAGCGCGTTGGAGGCGGCACCCCGGCAGGTGGCGCCCCATCAGCCGCGACTCGACTGGCAGATGTGGTTCGCGGCGTTGGGGTCTCCGCCGAACTGGCTGCTCGCCCTGGTGCTGCGGCTGCTCGAGGGCTCACCCGAGGTGCGGAAGCTCTTCGCCCACGCGCCTTTCGAGGGGCGGCCGCCCCGCTACGTGCGCGCCGTGCTCCATGATTACCGGATGACGGATCGGCGGACGCGAGCGGCTACCGGGGCCTGGTGGACGCGCGAGCGGCTGGGGCTCTACCTGCCGCCGCTGAGTCTGACTCCCGCGGGAGAGGGGTCCCGGCTCCAGTGGTACGCGGGCGAGTGA